In Mus caroli chromosome 19, CAROLI_EIJ_v1.1, whole genome shotgun sequence, a genomic segment contains:
- the Zfand5 gene encoding AN1-type zinc finger protein 5, with translation MAQETNQTPGPMLCSTGCGFYGNPRTNGMCSVCYKEHLQRQQNSGRMSPMGTASGSNSPTSDSASVQRADASLNNCEGAAGSTSEKSRNVPVAALPVTQQMTEMSISREDKITTPKTEVSEPVVTQPSPSVSQPSSSQSEEKAPELPKPKKNRCFMCRKKVGLTGFDCRCGNLFCGLHRYSDKHNCPYDYKAEAAAKIRKENPVVVAEKIQRI, from the exons atggcTCAGGAGACTAACCAGACCCCAGGGCCCATGCTGTGTAGTACAGGATGTGGCTTTTATGGGAATCCTAGGACAAATGGAATGTGCTCTGTTTGCTACAAAGAACATCTTCAGAGACAGCAGAATAGTGGCAGAATGAGCCCAATGG GGACAGCTAGTGGTTCCAACAGTCCTACCTCAGATTCTGCATCTGTACAGAGAGCAGATGCTAGTTTAAACAACTGTGAAGGTGCTGCTGGCAGCACATCTGAAAAATCAAG AAATGTGCCTGTGGCTGCCTTGCCTGTAACTCAACAAATGACAGAAATGAGCATTTCAAGAGAGGACAAAATAACTACCCCGAAAACAGAGGTGTCAGAGCCAG TTGTCACTCAGCCCAGTCCATCAGTTTCTCAGCCCAGTTCTTCTCAAAGTGAAGAAAAAGCTCCTGAGTTGCCCAAACCAAAGAAGAACAGATGTTTTATGTGTAGAAAGAAAGTTGGCCTTACAG GGTTTGACTGCCGATGTGGAAATTTGTTTTGTGGACTTCACCGTTACTCTGACAAGCACAACTGTCCATATGATTACAAAGCAGAAGCTGCagcaaaaatcagaaaagaaaatccagttGTTGTGGCTGAAAAAATCCAGAGAATATAA